One segment of Brassica napus cultivar Da-Ae chromosome C3, Da-Ae, whole genome shotgun sequence DNA contains the following:
- the LOC106426926 gene encoding 50S ribosomal protein L29, chloroplastic-like: MLSLSIASRVTFLRGTGPANSTSSSFHGVRIQHHVSARVPAAAAISCNGKPLAVMMSKREVELKEIRAKTTEELNEEVIDLKGELFMLRLQKSARNEFKSSEFRRMKKQVARILTVRREREIEEGIGKRLSRKLDRQWKKSIVVRPPPSLKKLQEEEAAEEAAEAAKSA; this comes from the exons ATGCTCAGTCTCTCTATTGCCTCGCGGGTGACTTTCCTCCGAGGAACTGGTCCAGCGAATTCAACCTCTTCTTCGTTCCACGGTGTCAGAATCCAGCACCATGTCTCTGCTCGCGTGCCCGCGGCGGCGGCGATATCTTGTAATGGTAAACCTCTGGCGGTGATGATGTCTAAAAGAGAGGTGGAGTTGAAAGAAATCAGAGCGAAGACGACGGAGGAGCTTAACGAGGAGGTGATTGACCTTAAAGGAGAGCTCTTTATGCTCCGTCTCCAGAAATCGGCTAGGAACGAGTTCAAGTCAAGCGAGTTTCGCCGTATGAAGAAACAA GTAGCGAGGATATTGACGgtgagaagagagagggagataGAAGAAGGGATAGGGAAGAGGTTGTCGAGGAAACTTGACAGGCAGTGGAAGAAGAGCATTGTTGTGAGACCACCTCCTTCTCTCAAGAAGCTTCAAGAGGAAGAAGCTGCTGAAGAGGCTGCTGAAGCTGCCAAATCTGCCTGA
- the LOC106426914 gene encoding transcription factor MYB53-like, translating into MGRSPLSADETGLKKGPWLPEEDGKLISYIHKHGHSSWSALPKLAGLNRCGKSCRLRWTNYLRPDIKRGKFSQEEEETILNLHAVLGNKWSMIASHLPGRTDNEIKNFWNTHLKKKLIQMGFDPMTHRPRTDDIFSSLSQLMSLSNLRGLVDLQQQVPFEDQQALLNLQGEMANLQLLNYLLQAPHLAMSSSNNNNPNELNILNLLIKENYNTNNLPSLKTLEENLFSQNNSPIWSHEPPSLNQTMMPSHDPSPLGDDLVLNQASSSHEQEVAATDSVDWPDHLFDDSMFP; encoded by the exons ATGGGAAGATCTCCTCTCTCAGCTGATGAAACCGGTCTCAAGAAAGGTCCATGGTTGCCTGAAGAAGATGGTAAACTCATCAGTTATATCCATAAACATGGCCATAGCAGCTGGAGTGCCCTTCCCAAACTCGCTG GTCTTAACAGGTGTGGGAAGAGTTGTAGGCTACGATGGACAAACTATTTGAGACCCGACATTAAGCGAGGCAAATTCTcacaagaggaagaagagaccATCTTGAACCTTCATGCGGTTCTTGGAAACAA GTGGTCAATGATTGCAAGCCATTTACCAGGAAGAACAGATAACGAGATCAAGAATTTCTGGAACACTCATTTGAAGAAAAAGCTGATTCAGATGGGTTTTGATCCCATGACTCATCGCCCAAGAACCGATGATATCTTCTCTAGCTTATCTCAGCTCATGTCTCTCTCTAACCTTAGAGGACTTGTTGATCTCCAGCAACAGGTTCCGTTTGAAGATCAACAAGCCTTACTGAATCTCCAAGGTGAGATGGCTAATCTCCAGTTGCTAAACTACTTACTTCAAGCTCCTCATCTTGCCATGAGTAGTAGTAACAACAATAACCCTAATGAGTTGAACATTCTCAatctcctcatcaaagaaaactaCAATACCAACAACCTCCCATCTCTCAAAACCCTAGAGGAAAATCTTTTCAGTCAAAACAATTCTCCAATATGGTCCCATGAACCACCTAGCTTGAACCAAACTATGATGCCTTCTCATGATCCTTCCCCTTTGGGTGATGATTTGGTTCTGAACCAGGCTTCCTCAAGCCATGAGCAAGAAGTAGCAGCTACAGACTCTGTAGATTGGCCTGATCATCTCTTTGATGACTCCATGTTTCCTTAG
- the LOC106426933 gene encoding probable LRR receptor-like serine/threonine-protein kinase At5g65240: MALPFTITALALACLWSSVSPDDQGEALFALRSSLRASPQQLSDWNLNQVDPCTWSQVICDEQKHVTSLTLSDMNFSSGTLSSGIGILKTLKTLTLKGNGITGEIPESIGNLSSLTSLDLEDNQLSGPIPSTLGNLSNIQFLTLSRNNLNGTVPDSLTGLSKLINILLDSNNLSGEIPQSLFDIPKYNFTANNLTCGGIYPHPCVTESNPSGDSSNSKTGIIAGVVSGSTVILLGFFLFFFCKDKHKGYRREVFVDVAGEVDRRIAFGQLRRFSWRELQLATDEFSEQNVLGQGGFGKVYKGVLLDGTKVAVKRLTDFERPGGDEAFQREVEMISVAVHRNLLRLIGFCTTQTERLLVYPFMQNLSVAYRLREIKRGEPVLDWFRRKQIALGAARGLEYLHEHCNPKIIHRDVKAANVLLDEDFEAVVGDFGLAKLVDVRRTNVTTQVRGTMGHIAPECISTGKSSEKTDVFGYGIMLLELVTGQRAIDFSRLEEEDDVLLLDHVKKLEREKRLGDIVDKKLEEGYIEEEVEMMIQVALLCTQAAPEERPAMSEVVRMLEGEGLAERWEEWQNLEVTRQEEFQRLQRRFDWGEDSINNQDAIELSGGR; encoded by the exons ATGGCTTTGCCTTTTACGATAACTGCTTTGGCGCTTGCCTGTTTATGGTCATCTGTGTCACCTGATGATCAAG GGGAGGCTTTATTTGCTCTGAGGAGCTCCTTACGTGCATCTCCTCAACAGCTAAGCGACTGGAACCTGAACCAAGTAGATCCTTGTACTTGGTCTCAAGTTATTTGTGATGAACAGAAGCATGTTACTTCTCT AACCTTGTCTGACATGAACTTCTCCTCGGGAACTTTATCTTCAGGAATAGGAATCTTGAAAACTCTCAAAACTCT TACATTGAAGGGAAATGGAATTACTGGTGAAATACCAGAATCTATTGGGAATCTTTCTAGCTTGACAAGCTTGGATTTAGAGGATAATCAACTCTCTGGTCCCATACCATCCACGCTTGGTAATCTCAGTAACATCCAGTTCCT GACCCTGAGTAGGAACAACCTAAATGGAACTGTCCCTGATTCACTCACAGGCCTCTCAAAACTGATAAATAT TTTGCTTGACTCAAACAATCTCAGCGGTGAGATTCCTCAGAGTTTATTCGACATTCCAAAATACAA TTTCACAGCAAACAACTTGACTTGTGGTGGCATTTACCCTCACCCTTGCGTAACCGAGTCCAACCCTTCAG GTGATTCAAGCAATTCAAAAACCGGAATCATCGCTGGAGTTGTTAGCGGGAGCACAGTGATTCTCCTTGGattcttcttgtttttcttctgCAAGGACAAGCATAAAGGATATAGACGTGAGGTGTTTGTAGATGTTGCAG GTGAAGTAGACAGAAGGATTGCGTTTGGACAGTTGAGAAGATTTTCATGGAGAGAGCTTCAACTGGCGACAGATGAGTTCAGTGAACAGAACGTTCTTGGACAAGGAGGCTTTGGAAAAGTATACAAAGGAGTGCTTTTGGATGGCACCAAAGTTGCAGTGAAGAGATTAACTGACTTTGAACGACCAGGAGGAGACGAAGCTTTCCAGAGAGAAGTTGAAATGATAAGTGTAGCTGTTCATAGGAACCTGCTTCGCCTTATAGGCTTTTGCACAACACAGACCGAACGACTCTTGGTGTATCCCTTCATGCAGAATCTAAGTGTTGCATATCGCTTAAGAG AGATTAAACGAGGGGAGCCAGTTCTGGATTGGTTCAGGAGGAAACAGATTGCTCTAGGTGCAGCACGAGGACTGGAGTATCTTCATGAACATTGCAACCCTAAGATCATTCATAGAGACGTGAAGGCTGCTAATGTGTTACTAGATGAAGATTTTGAAGCAGTGGTTGGGGACTTTGGTTTAGCTAAGTTGGTAGATGTTAGAAGGACTAATGTGACCACTCAGGTCCGTGGAACAATGGGTCACATTGCACCTGAATGTATATCCACTGGGAAATCATCAGAGAAAACGGATGTTTTCGGGTATGGAATCATGCTTCTTGAGCTTGTAACTGGACAAAGAGCCATTGATTTCTCGCGgttggaggaagaagatgatgtcttGTTGCTAGATCAT GTGAAGAAGTTGGAAAGAGAAAAGAGACTGGGAGATATTGTAGATAAGAAGCTTGAAGAGGGTTACATAGAGGAAGAAGTAGAGATGATGATACAAGTTGCCTTGTTGTGCACACAAGCAGCGCCAGAAGAAAGACCAGCTATGTCTGAAGTTGTGAGGATGCTTGAAGGAGAAGGGCTTGCAGAGAGATGGGAAGAATGGCAGAATCTTGAAGTGACAAGACAAGAAGAGTTTCAGAGGCTGCAGAGGAGATTTGATTGGGGTGAAGATTCGATTAATAATCAAGACGCCATTGAATTATCTGGTGGAAGAtag
- the LOC106426925 gene encoding transcription factor TGA1-like, protein MNSTSTHFVPPSRVGIYEPLHQFGMWGETFKSNIGNGGSMNTPNHILIPNNQKLDNNNLSEDTSHGTPHMFDQEASTSRHPDKIQRRLAQNREAARKSRLRKKAYVQQLETSRLKLIQLEQELDRARQQGFYVGNGIDTSSLTLSETMNPGIATFEMKYGHWIEEQNRQICELRTVLHGHVTDVELRSLVENTMKHYFELFRMKSAAAKADVFFVMSGMWRTSAERFFLWIGGFRPSDLLKVLLPHFDVMTDQQVLDVCNLRQSCQQAEDALSQGMEKLQHTLAECVARGGLGEGNYIPQVNSAMERLEALVSFVNQADHLRHETLQQMHRILTTRQAARGLMALGEYFQRLRALSSSWATRHREPT, encoded by the exons ATGAATTCAACATCAACACATTTCGTGCCACCGAGTAGAGTTGGTATATACGAGCCTCTCCATCAGTTTGGTATGTGGGGAGAAACTTTCAAGAGCAATATTGGCAATGGAGGAAGTATGAACACTCCAAACCACATTCTAATACCAAATAATCAAAAACTAGACAACAACAACTTG TCAGAGGATACTTCACATGGAACTCCTCACATGTTTGATCAAGAAGCTTCCACGTCCAGACATCCAGATAAA ATACAGAGACGGCTTGCGCAGAACCGCGAGGCTGCTAGGAAAAGTCGCTTGCGCAAGAAG GCTTATGTCCAGCAGCTGGAAACAAGCAGGTTGAAGCTAATACAACTAGAGCAAGAACTCGATCGCGCTAGACAACAG GGATTCTACGTTGGCAATGGCATAGATACTAGCTCTCTTACTTTATCGGAAACCATGAATCCAG GGATTGCTACGTTTGAGATGAAATATGGACACTGGATTGAGGAACAGAACAGACAGATATGCGAACTTAGAACGGTTTTACACGGACATGTTACCGACGTCGAGCTACGTTCGCTAGTAGAAAACACCATGAAACATTACTTTGAGCTTTTCCGGATGAAATCAGCAGCTGCAAAAGCCGATGTCTTCTTCGTCATGTCAGGGATGTGGAGAACTTCTGCAGAGCGGTTCTTTCTTTGGATTGGAGGGTTTCGACCCTCTGATCTTCTCAAG GTTCTTTTGCCACATTTTGATGTCATGACGGATCAACAGGTTCTAGATGTATGCAACTTAAGACAATCCTGTCAGCAAGCTGAGGACGCGTTATCTCAAGGTATGGAGAAGCTACAACACACGCTTGCGGAATGCGTTGCACGTGGAGGACTGGGTGAAGGAAACTATATTCCTCAGGTGAATTCTGCAATGGAGAGATTAGAAGCTTTGGTCAGTTTTGTTAATCAG GCTGATCATTTGAGACACGAGACATTGCAACAAATGCATAGGATTTTGACGACACGACAAGCGGCTCGAGGACTAATGGCACTTGGTGAGTATTTTCAAAGGCTTAGAGCCTTGAGCTCGAGCTGGGCAACTAGACATCGTGAACCAACATAG